GACCTTGGACCGCAGCGAGGCGTGCTGGAGGAACCGGCCGAGTTCCCGGCCCGCGTTGGACGTCAGGTACGACTGGTCCGTGCCGAGCAGGGCGAGGTGGCCGGAGGCGAAGCGGTACAGGGAGTCGATCAGGCTCGGGTCGGCCTCGACGGCCGTGACGAACTCGGGCACCTGGTGGCCCCGGAAGGTCACCGTGTACACGTTGTTGACCGCGTTGAGCATCCACCAGGACGCGTTCCACGACGTGTCGTAGTCCGCCAGCAGCCGCTCGAGGACGTAGACGTAGCGGGCGTTCTCCTCGGCGCTGTCGATGAGGGTGACGGCCTCGGCGAGGGTCTCACCGTTGGCGTCGGTCACGTCGCGGGAGTGCGCGCTCGCGAAGAAGGCGTCGAGACCGCCGCGGATCGCCGTGCGCAGGGTGCTGCCGTAGGGGCCCACCGCGTCCGCGTTGTAGTACTGCACGTAGTAACCGGCGCGCAGGTAGAGGACGGTCTGCGGCATGCCGGTGCTCGCGTCGCCGGGGTAGGCGGCCGAGCCGTCGCGCAGCGCGTCGGCGACGGTGGCCATCTGGGCTTCGCGGAAGGCGCCGCGCGCGTCGTCCCCGGTCAGGTTGAACAGGGTGTTGACGCAGTCGGTGGTGGACGCCTGGATCTGCCGCACCAGAGCACTGCCGGTGCGGGTGGTGAAGGCGGAGACGTCGCAGGTGGCGGCGGCGCGCTTCTTCCCGGGGGTGCCGCCGGCCGCCGTCTCCATCGACTTGGAGGGCCGCGCCGGCGGCTTCGCCGTCTCGCCGTAGGGCTTCTTGAGGTTGTCGTCGCTCGCGGCCAGCGGGGGCAGTTCGGACGCTTTCAGGCGTCCCCGGCCCGTGTGTCCGGTCGCGGTCGTGGCGGACTGCGCCGCGGGTGGGGCTCCGGTGTGCCGCGCGCCGTGCGCCGAGGGTGCGGGTGCGGCGGACGCGGGCGATGCGGCGGATGCGGTGGTCGCCGTCCGCGCGCCGGCCTGCTGTGCCGGCAGACCGACGGCCAGGGCGAGGGCCAGGGCCAGCGGCACTGCCGCGCCCAGACTTCGCCGGAATCGCCGGACCGGTGACTTTCTCACTGCGCCTCCCATGAGGGGCCGGGCCACGCGGTGCGTGGCCGATGGGACGGGGAGGTCGTGTTCAGGGGAGGGCCGTGCCGCCGACGGGTCGGATCGCACGGCCGCGCCACGATTGACATGGCCACGACCTGCGCCATGTACCATTGCACAGGTCACATGTCTCAGGGAAGGCGTCCGGAGGAATTGAGGGCTTCCCGCAGGTGGACAGGGAGGGGCGGCGGGCAGGCGTGCGGCGGCAGGAGGCCGTACGGCGGCGGGGCATACGAAAGCCGCCGCGCCGGACTCGGTCGGCGCGGCGGGGATCGGAAGGGGAGGGAGCGGGGAGGGAAGGGGAGGCGGAGGGTCAGCGGTTGTTGAGCCGCAGGGCCGGTCCGGGCTGTTCGGGCTTGGGCCGGCCGTCCGCCCACAGGGTGCGCACATGCGAGAGGTGGCGGCGCATGCACTCCTCCGCCTCCCGGCCCCGGCCGGCCACCAGCAGATCGAGGAGTTCGACGTGCTCCTCGGCGGAGGCGACCAGACGGCCGGTCTCGTTCAGACTCCCGAGCCCGAACAGCCGGGAGCGCTTGCGCAGATCGGCCACCACGGCCACCAGATGGTGGTTGCCCGCCAGGGACAGCAGCTCCAGATGGAACCGGTGGTCGGCCTCCAGGTACTTCAGGACGTCGTGCTCCCGCGCCGCCGTGACGATCTGCTGCGCCAGCGGACGCAGCGCCTCCAACTGCTCGGTGCTCGCCGAGGCGGCGACGCGGCCCACGGTGGGGACCTCGATCAGGGCGCGGATGTCGGTGAACTCGTCGAGGTCCCGCTCGGTCATCTCCGTGACCCGGAAGCCCTTGTTGCGCACCGCCTCGACCAGGCCCTCCCGGGCCAGGTCCAGCATGGCCTCGCGCACCGGGGTGGCGGAGACGCCGAGCTCGCCCGCGAGGGCGGGGGCCGAGTAGATCACACCAGGGCGCAGCTCACCGGCGATGAGCGCCGCCCGCAGCGCGTCGGCGACCTGGTCGCGCAGATGGGTCTGGACGGAGATCGCCCGCGGTTCGAGATGGGCCATCTGTGCGCTCCTCCGTGTGACCGGTCTGCGGTGCTCAGCCCGATGACCTCCCACTATACAATGTCACGTTGCTCCACGGCCTTCTCCGGGACCACCGGAGCCGGATGCAGCGCCGCCCCCGGAGAAGGCGCTCAGGATCCGTTCGGCGGCGAGAGTGGCCGTCAGACGGCCCTGCCTGACCTGCTGTTCGAGCTCGGGCGCCAGAGAGCGGACGGCCGGGTCGGCGTGCAGCCGACCCAGCAGCTCGTCGTGGACCATGCTCCAGGTCCAGTCGACCTGCTGCGCACGGCGCTTGGCGGTGAGGCGGCCCGCCGAGTCCAGCAGGGCGCGGTGCTGCTCCAGACGTTCCCAGACGGTGTCCAGACCGGTCGACTCGCGGGCGCTGCAACTGAGCACCGGCGGCGTCCAGAAGGTGTCCTTCCCGTGCATCAGCCGCAGCGCACCGGCCAGTTCGCGGCCCGCCGCGCGGGCGTCGCGCTCGTGCGGCCCGTCCGCCTTGTTCACCGCGATCACGTCGGCCAGCTCCAGCACGCCCTTCTTGATGCCCTGCAACTGGTCGCCGGTGCGGGCCAGGGTGAGCAGCAGGAAGGAGTCGACCATGCCCGCGACGGCCGTCTCGGACTGGCCCACCCCGACCGTCTCCACCAGCACCACGTCGTAGCCCGCGGCCTCCATGACCACGATCGACTCGCGGGTCGCCTTGGCCACCCCGCCGAGGGTGCCCGCGCTGGGGGAGGGCCGGACGAACGCCGCCGGGTCGACGGCCAGCCGCTCCATACGGGTCTTGTCGCCGAGGATGGAACCGCCGGTCCGGGTGGAGGACGGGTCGACGGCGAGCACCGCCACCCGGTGGCCCTGCCCGGTCAGCATGGTGCCGAAGGCGTCGATGAACGTCGACTTGCCGACGCCCGGCACCCCGCTCACCCCGATCCGCCGGGCCCGGCCGCTGTGCGGCATCAGCTGGGTCAGCAACTCCTGGGCCAGCGCCCGGTGCTGCGGCCGCACCGACTCCACCAGTGTGATCGCGCGGGCCACCAGCGCCCGCTTGCCGTCCAGGACGCCCTTGACGTACGTGTCCAGATCGATGGCCATCAGCTCACCGGCTCACAGCTCGTCGTGGCCGAGATCCGCCGCCAGCCGCGTCACCAGGTCGCGGGCCGCGTCGGGGATCACCGTGCCGGGCGGGAAGACGGCCGTCGCGCCCATCTCCAGGAGCGTCGGTACGTCCTGCGGCGGGATCACCCCGCCCACCACGATCATGATGTCGCCGCGGCCCTCCTCGGCGAGCGCCTCGCGCAGCGCGGGCACCAGCGTCAGATGCCCGGCGGCCAGCGACGACACCCCGACGATGTGCA
The sequence above is drawn from the Streptomyces sp. SAT1 genome and encodes:
- a CDS encoding GntR family transcriptional regulator, whose protein sequence is MAHLEPRAISVQTHLRDQVADALRAALIAGELRPGVIYSAPALAGELGVSATPVREAMLDLAREGLVEAVRNKGFRVTEMTERDLDEFTDIRALIEVPTVGRVAASASTEQLEALRPLAQQIVTAAREHDVLKYLEADHRFHLELLSLAGNHHLVAVVADLRKRSRLFGLGSLNETGRLVASAEEHVELLDLLVAGRGREAEECMRRHLSHVRTLWADGRPKPEQPGPALRLNNR
- the meaB gene encoding methylmalonyl Co-A mutase-associated GTPase MeaB; this translates as MAIDLDTYVKGVLDGKRALVARAITLVESVRPQHRALAQELLTQLMPHSGRARRIGVSGVPGVGKSTFIDAFGTMLTGQGHRVAVLAVDPSSTRTGGSILGDKTRMERLAVDPAAFVRPSPSAGTLGGVAKATRESIVVMEAAGYDVVLVETVGVGQSETAVAGMVDSFLLLTLARTGDQLQGIKKGVLELADVIAVNKADGPHERDARAAGRELAGALRLMHGKDTFWTPPVLSCSARESTGLDTVWERLEQHRALLDSAGRLTAKRRAQQVDWTWSMVHDELLGRLHADPAVRSLAPELEQQVRQGRLTATLAAERILSAFSGGGAASGSGGPGEGRGAT